A segment of the Flavobacteriales bacterium genome:
GCCAATGCTTCAGCACCAATTCTCCGGTGTGCGTGGCGAGGAAGAGATCCAGCGAGGGGCGTGCGCTTCGGCCCCCGCGCCTGCGGTCGTATTCCTGGCGGCTGTTGCCCTGGTAGCCGTATGTGGCCTCCAGGCGATTAAGGTCCGTGATCGCGATGCCTGCCTGCGCTTTCAACAGATGATGCGTGACTGCCTGGCGTGGCGCATCGATCTCACGCGTGAAGTCGGCCACGTACCATGGCTCTCCGCTGTCGATGGCGCGCTGAAGGTCCGTGGTGCTGCCGATGTGCGCCGCGCGCAGGATGCCCAGCTCGCGCTGGAAGCGGCTGTAGTACACCGATCCATGTCGCCGATGGTCCCGGTAGCCTATGGAGGCGGAGCCCGCCCATTCGCGCAAGCCGGTGTTGCTCAGGTTGTACCGCGGCGCCTCGCTGTCGCCGACCGAACGGCCGCTGCCCTGCACGCGCCAGCCCAATCCTGTGATGCCCGGCGCCCCGCCTTGGAGCATGCCGCTGGCTCCGCCTCCTCGCCCGTTCCATGCACCAAGAACGCGCAGCTCGCCATCGATCCCACCAGCGCGCGGAAGCTCCACCGGTTCGGCGATCACCACCCCGCCGATGGCATCGCTCCCGTACTGCACGGCGGCTGCGCCCTTCACCACCGATAGCCGATCGCTGCTGAGCGGGTCGATGCTGGGTGCGTGATCCGAGCCCCACTGCTGGTCCTCCTGCCGAACGCCCTGATTAAGCGTAAGAACACGATTGCCGCTGAGGCCATGGATCACCGGCTTCGCGATGGATGGGCCTGTAGAGAGTAGCGTCACTCCTGGCAGCACGGCCAGCATCTGCGCGAGGTCCTGTCCACCTGCACTGATCATCGCATCGCGCACGATCCGCTCCTTGGCATGGCCCACGTTCTCATCAGGCCGTTCCTGGATCACCTCCAATTCCTTCAACTCCTCAGCATGGTGCTCCAGCTTGAATTGGATCGTCATGGCCTTGCTGATCCGCAGGACGCGCGTGACTGTTTCACAGCCAACGTGATGCACGCTCACGGTATAGGTCCCGGCGCAGATCCCTTCGATCCTGAAATGGCCCAGATCGTCGGCGACGGCGCCTTTGCCCAAGGCCGGGATGAAGACCTCGGCACGGGAAAGCGCTTCACCATCGTGCTCATCGACCACGCGGCCGCTCAAGCTCAGCGCACAGGACTCCGGTTGAGCCACGGCCAGCGCAGGCAGCAGGAAAAGGAGCAGGAAAGAAGGATGGTTCTTCAGGTACACGGACACGCGGAATGGTGACGGATGGGAAGCGGCATGCGGCAGGGCGCAACGCCATCAGTCGCGCATGAGCGCGACCGATTGATGCAGCATCACCCTTGCGGCGGTCCTCGCGCGGCCTCGGTACCGATTGGTAGAAGCAGCGGCTCGCGCACGGATGCGCTCCACCGCTCCGACCAGCAAAGCGGCTCCAAAAGGAGCATGGGGCCTACGCATGGATCCGCGATAGGAAGCGCCAAATCGCAGATCGCGCAAACGGCATCGACAGCTGCGCTGTCCTGGTGTTCATGGTGCGCGCCCCGCTCAACATGGCAATCGTGCGGGAGCGTGCGCCCCAGGAAGTAAGGCACAGCAGCCACAGCCAGTAGAATGGCCAATGAGGTCCTCTGCCATGCGGCGCGCATGGCGCGAATGTAGGCCTGCGAGGAGCCGGGGCTGCCGACTATTTTCGCGCCCGCCTCACCGGGGCCTCCAGAAAACCGCCTGCCCATGAACCGCATCCTCACCGCCGCGCTGCTTTCCACCCAATTGCTGGCCCTCCCTGGCCTTGCTCAATGGAACATCATCATCCACCCCGGTTACCAGGCCGTGAAGAGCGTGACCAGCGGTGGCGGCGCGCTTTATATGGTGGCCTACCCGAGCGGTGTGGTGAAGAGCACTGATGGCGGCAGTGTATGGAACCCGGTGAACTCCGGCCTTCCCGCAGGCACCGCCGTGCATTCGGTGCATTTCGTGAATGGGGCCCTGCTATGCGGCACCGAGAGCGGCGTCTATCGCAGCACCAATGGCGGCACCAGCTGGGTCCTGGCCAACGCCGGGCTGCCGAGTGCCAGCACGAACAACTACGCCAAGAAGTTCTTCCAGTTCGGCACCACGACGCTCGCCATCTACAGCGCGACCATCGGCAACGGAGGCGGCATCTACCGCAGCACCGATGGCGGGGTGCAATGGTTCAGTGGCAACAATGGGCTTGCCGCGAACATGGTGGTGCACCAAGCCGCCCAGGCTGGCAGCCTACTGTACACGGCCACTACAGCGGGGCTGGCCAGCTCGAACAACCTCGCCGTCACCTGGAACCAGATCGCCACGGCCAACTTCGCGTGCTACGGCGTGCAGGGCACAGCTACGCGCCTGGTGGTGATCAGCGCGCTCGGTTACCGGTACAGCACCAATGGAGGCGGCAGCTGGACCAACGCCGCCGGCACCCCGGGCGCTCCCATGGGCGGGGAGTTGATCCTTTACGACGGGAAGTACTGGGCGATCAACACCGCGAGCCCCATGGACGTGCTGCGCTCCACGGACAACGGTGCGAGCTACAGCGTGTATGAGAGCGGGCTGCAGAATGCGGATGTGATCTCGCAGAACACCTTCCACGCGAGCGGCAACAACCTGTACCTGGGCTGCTTCAGCAACCTATACAGCCATGCC
Coding sequences within it:
- a CDS encoding TonB-dependent receptor — encoded protein: MYLKNHPSFLLLFLLPALAVAQPESCALSLSGRVVDEHDGEALSRAEVFIPALGKGAVADDLGHFRIEGICAGTYTVSVHHVGCETVTRVLRISKAMTIQFKLEHHAEELKELEVIQERPDENVGHAKERIVRDAMISAGGQDLAQMLAVLPGVTLLSTGPSIAKPVIHGLSGNRVLTLNQGVRQEDQQWGSDHAPSIDPLSSDRLSVVKGAAAVQYGSDAIGGVVIAEPVELPRAGGIDGELRVLGAWNGRGGGASGMLQGGAPGITGLGWRVQGSGRSVGDSEAPRYNLSNTGLREWAGSASIGYRDHRRHGSVYYSRFQRELGILRAAHIGSTTDLQRAIDSGEPWYVADFTREIDAPRQAVTHHLLKAQAGIAITDLNRLEATYGYQGNSRQEYDRRRGGRSARPSLDLFLATHTGELVLKHWLGPKVHGKAGLTGLLQRNSNIPGTGVTPFLPDFARRSAGAFVIEHLPVNEELELEAGARLEATRLDVSDQDGLGGMGRHAFVNHALSAGAHWQARDSVQLRFNISSAFRPPHVSELYAQGLHHGTASIEEGDPALTNERALKAVLEGRIASRKHRLRFDATLHAATINDFIYLRPDGTRLTIRGAFPVFRYVATDAFITGADLAVQIGLSKGLITVAQASTVQGRDLTEGGWLFLMPSDRIGVALRKQVRKAGAWRAIEAEVGSAVVFRQRRVEQELDFADAPGTYHLLSASISARHPVGRNELRIGLRGTNLLNAAYRDYLDRLRYYADARGIDIQLWLALAF